From a region of the Vidua macroura isolate BioBank_ID:100142 chromosome 3, ASM2450914v1, whole genome shotgun sequence genome:
- the IL20RA gene encoding interleukin-20 receptor subunit alpha — MKNVLHWSAPEGTGDGVVYKVKYAVYGVGKWIRKPECRNINRTWCDLSSETSDYEEQYYASVKAFLNGTCSDWMETTRFNPLTDTKIDPPMVSVSSTDRSISIILTAPEKWKRSPEEESISLLQVYPGLQYNVSVLNKKTKKRWFFSISNNTLVVPWLEPGTTYCVSAQIHVTTPVLDSGFSKEHCITTLKDKTEDETITITFGYIMPTTLALLFISVVCYWVHKYIHIHKQKHPTNLVWQYTDKCKEWVFIPSEKIVLNLITVNGDNGEESRRLSERKSPHYNTVYNNTEGRDLPSEQVLKARYLLDFSREEISLKEDTSVEGSQTGNWVSHGWSGTQNTWRDKNAGVVEYEHDVRTEDFSPGQKLEEKFSAPGGLQGEPQVALGDLVDMETGQPYSPQLEIWVGDLCLGQKTEELNLKVVDAADELPSETHIDFMDLDTEKSGQIFYHQLEETTQGLTEKEGVQTILVDWDPHRGRLYIPTLSNVENQVCEGVFKYDDPDKDGILLRLYEREVSDGSPEDEEMYLLQFKEQWELRVEMED, encoded by the exons ATGAAGAATGTCCTTCACTGGTCAGCACCAGAAGGGACAGGTGATGGAGTTGTCTACAAGGTGAAGTATGCAGT ATACGGTGTTGGCAAGTGGATTAGAAAGCCAGAATGCAGGAATATAAACAGAACATGGTGTGACCTCTCCAGTGAGACCTCTGACTATGAAGAACAATACTATGCAAGTGTTAAAGCATTCCTAAATGGGACATGCTCTGACTGGATGGAGACCACACGATTCAACCCTCTAACAGACA CTAAAATAGATCCACCCATGGTAAGTGTATCTTCTACTGACAGATCTATTTCAATCATTTTGACTGCTCCTGAGAAGTGGAAGAGAAGTCCTGAGGAAGAATCCATATCTCTGCTTCAAGTGTATCCTGGCCTACAGTACAATGTGTCTGTCctcaacaaaaaaacaaagaagcgG TGGTTCTTCTCCATCAGCAACAACACCTTGGTTGTGCCCTGGTTAGAACCTGGAACAACTTATTGTGTCAGTGCACAGATACACGTCACCACACCAGTTTTGGACAGTGGCTTTTCCAAAGAACATTGCATTACTACATTGAAAG ACAAAACAGAAGATGAGACTATAACAATCACATTTGGATATATTATGCCTACCACACTGgctctcctttttatttctgtggtaTGCTATTGGGTGCACAAGTATATTCACAtccacaaacaaaaacatccaACAAACCTG GTATGGCAGTACACTGACAAATGCAAGGAATGGGTTTTCATACCAAGTGAAAAAATAGTGCTCAACCTTATCACTGTTAATGGAGACAATGGTGAGGAATCCAGACGTCTGTCGGAAAGGAAAAGTCCCCATTATAACACTGTTTACAATAACACTGAAGGGAGGGATTTGCCTTCTGAACAAGTGCTGAAAGCAAGATATTTGCTTGATTTTTCACGTGAAGAGATTTCACTCAAAGAAGATACTTCAGTGGAAGGGAGCCAAACTGGAAACTGGGTATCTCATGGCTGGTCTGGAACACAGAATACTTGGAGAGATAAAAATGCAGGGGTTGTAGAGTATGAGCATGATGTAAGGACTGAAGACTTCAGTCCTGGTCAGAAACTAGAAGAGAAGTTTTCTGCCCCTGGGGGGCTACAGGGTGAGCCACAGGTTGCTTTGGGGGACTTGGTTGATATGGAAACAGGACAGCCATATTCCCCCCAGCTAGAGATATGGGTAGGAGACCTTTGTTTGGGACAGAAAACAGAGGAACTTAATTTGAAGGTGGTTGATGCAGCAGATGAATTACCAAGTGAGACCCATATCGACTTCATGGACCTGGATACTGAAAAGTCTGGGCAGATATTCTATCATCAGCTGGAAGAAACCACACAGGGCCTCACAGAGAAAGAAGGTGTGCAGACCATATTAGTTGATTGGGATCCTCACAGGGGAAGACTGTATATTCCTACTCTGTCCAATGTTGAAAATCAGGTGTGTGAAGGAGTATTCAAGTATGATGATCCTGACAAAGATGGAATTTTGCTCAGACTCTATGAGAGAGAGGTATCTGATGGATCACCTGAGGATGAAGAAATGTATCTCCTGCAGTTCAAGGAACAATGGGAACTTCGTGTAGAAATGGAAGactga